In Zingiber officinale cultivar Zhangliang chromosome 1A, Zo_v1.1, whole genome shotgun sequence, a genomic segment contains:
- the LOC122027141 gene encoding TORTIFOLIA1-like protein 1 isoform X2 — protein sequence MATPVPRPPFKLSRSLSAFLSPRNSASLSKSVPSSSSSSSISSHLAMVELNSRVLAVLSKLSDRDTHQIAVDELEKIIRTLPDTGVPILLHALIHDPAVPSPGLQDLPASKQSSFLVARRESLRLLTFLCSCHTDAASAHLPKIIAHIVRRLKDPTSDSLVREACGDATGSLATLYLRPSVAAETASEDGPGGSGGGGSSSVVWMFVKPLFEAMAEQNKVVQGGAAMCLAKVVECGGIGEDGKIAAAGSAFQRLCPRIFKMLGGQSFLAKGALLSVVSSLAQVGAINPESIQQILQIICECLEINDWATRKAAADTLCVLASYPSHFLGDGAATTIAALEACRFDKVKPCRDSITEALQLWKRIKGQDGTSPQKKESRKSELVDNNENEDHEGFGPIKVQDLSKISYASASSGETMSVLKGNSTNIPEKAAALIKKKAPALTDKELNPEFFQKLENRSSDDLPIEVMVPHRCLQSSHSQIKGQQENCRHLVGVPNCDGTTLPKLDYSDGCENSNTWDKGSEQRLLWSKDSKAKLIDDRSERFLKDLPPGHLEATRSDAHTEWPFMSNKASWSAIQRRLAQLERQQASITNMLQDFMGGTRDNMVNLENRVRCLERVVEEMLHDLAMPSGRRGGSMALQFDNSSGSVVSSVRGRDSTWRSESEACDSYGYTMSRNGFLNSKRDFDAVPVDGGAHRTDHDTDQINGRSSWNKGSGSIKLGEGPSARSVWRSSKDEATLEAIRVAGDDNGTSRNSAHIPAPQLDAEALTDDNQLSDKGPHWASWTRTMDLFHIGDIDSAYAEILSTSDDLLLVKLMDKSGPVFDQLSSEITSAVLHAIGQFMLEQGLYDIALSWLQQLSDLVENDVNFLKVPLELKREILLNLHEACRLKLPDNWEGALPDQLMMQLGSAWGLSLQQFVK from the exons ATGGCGACTCCCGTTCCCAGGCCTCCTTTCAAGCTCTCCAGGTCCCTTTCCGCATTCCTAAGCCCTCGCAATTCTGCCTCCTTGTCCAAATCtgtaccttcttcttcttcttcctcttcgatTTCCTCCCATCTCGCCATGGTGGAACTCAACTCGCGTGTCCTCGCTGTGCTCTCCAAACTCTCCGACAGAGACACTCACCAGATCGCCGTCGACGAACTCGAGAAGATCATTCGGACCCTCCCAGATACCGGCGTCCCTATACTCCTCCACGCCCTCATCCACGACCCCGCCGTGCCTTCGCCCGGCCTGCAGGACCTACCCGCGTCCAAGCAGTCTTCATTCCTCGTCGCCCGCCGCGAGTCCCTCCGCCTCCTCACTTTTCTCTGTTCCTGCCATACGGATGCGGCCTCCGCGCACCTCCCCAAGATCATCGCCCACATTGTCCGACGCCTCAAGGACCCTACTTCCGATTCCTTAGTTCGAGAAGCCTGCGGCGACGCCACAGGCTCACTCGCCACGCTGTACCTCCGCCCGTCGGTCGCGGCGGAGACTGCGTCAGAGGACGGCCCTGGCGGAAGTGGAGGAGGAGGATCATCGTCGGTGGTGTGGATGTTCGTGAAACCGTTGTTTGAGGCAATGGCGGAACAGAACAAGGTGGTGCAGGGCGGGGCGGCTATGTGCCTCGCAAAGGTGGTGGAGTGTGGGGGGATAGGAGAAGATGGGAAAATTGCAGCAGCAGGGTCCGCATTCCAGAGGCTGTGCCCGAGGATATTTAAGATGCTTGGTGGCCAGAGCTTTCTAGCCAAAGGAGCATTGCTTTCAGTTGTCTCTAGCCTTGCTCAG GTAGGAGCTATTAATCCCGAGAGCATACAACAAATACTGCAAATAATTTGTGAATGCCTTGAGATTAATGACTGGGCTACCCGTAAGGCAGCTGCTGATACATTATGTGTGTTAGCTTCTTACCCAAGTCATTTTCTTGGTGATGGTGCTGCAACAACCATAGCTGCTCTTGAGGCTTGCCGTTTTGACAAG GTAAAACCTTGCAGAGATAGCATAACAGAGGCACTACAATTATGGAAGAGGATTAAAGGACAGGATGGAACTTCACCACAAAAAAAAG AATCTAGGAAATCCGAATTGGTTGATAACAATGAAAACGAAGATCATGAAGGGTTTGGTCCTATTAAAGTTCAGGATTTATCAAAGATTTCCTATGCTTCTGCTTCATCTGGTGAAACCATGTCTGTATTAAAGGGAAACAGCACTAACATACCAGAGAAAGCAGCTGCACTTATAAAGAAAAAGGCACCTGCTTTGACAGACAAAGAATTGAACCCAGAATTCTTCCAGAAACTCGAGAACAGGAGTTCAGATGACTTACCTATAGAAGTAATGGTACCTCATAGGTGCTTGCAGTCCTCTCATTCACAAATCAAAGGGCAACAAGAAAATTGCAGACATTTGGTAGGAGTGCCAAACTGTGATGGAACGACACTCCCAAAGTTGGATTACTCTGATGGATGTGAAAATTCAAATACATGGGACAAGGGGTCAGAACAAAGGCTGTTGTGGTCGAAAGATTCAAAAGCAAAACTTATTGATGATAGAAGTGAGAGATTTTTGAAGGATTTACCTCCAGGTCATTTAGAGGCCACTAGATCTGATGCCCATACTGAATGGCCATTTATGAGTAATAAAGCTAGTTGGTCAGCCATACAGAGACGATTAGCTCAATTAGAGAGGCAACAAGCCAGTATCACGAATATGTTACAG GACTTTATGGGAGGCACCCGTGATAATATGGTGAATCTAGAAAATAGAGTCAGGTGTCTGGAGAGAGTTGTGGAAGAAATGCTTCATGACTTGGCTATGCCATCTGGAAGGAGAGGAGGAAGTATGGCTCTACAATTTGACAATTCTTCAG GCAGTGTAGTTTCTAGTGTAAGAGGAAGAGATTCTACATGGAGGTCTGAATCTGAAGCATGTGATTCATACGGATACACGATGTCAAGAAATGGATTTTTGAACTCAAAGCGGGATTTTGATGCTGTTCCAGTGGATGGTGGGGCACACAGAACTGATCATGACACGGATCAAATCAATGGCAGGAGTTCGTGGAACAAGGGATCAGGATCAATTAAGCTTGGTGAAGGACCTTCAGCAAGAAGTGTTTGGCGCTCCTCAAAGGATGAGGCTACTCTGGAAGCAATTCGGGTAGCTGGGGACGATAATGGTACTTCCAGAAATTCTGCACACATACCTGCTCCCCAATTAGATGCTGAAGCTTTAACAGATGACAATCAATTGTCAGATAAGGGTCCGCATTGGGCATCTTGGACTCGCACCATGGATTTATTTCATATTGGTGATATTGATTCAGCTTATGCAGAGATTCTTTCAACTAGTGATGATTTATTGCTTGTAAAGCTGATGGATAAATCAGGTCCAGTTTTTGACCAACTCTCTAGTGAAATAACAAGTGCAGTCTTGCATGCAATTGGACAGTTTATGCTAGAACAAGGTTTGTATGATATAGCCCTAAGCTGGCTTCAACAG TTGTCAGACCTTGTAGAGAATGATGTTAACTTCCTTAAGGTTCCACTTGAAttgaaaagggagattttattgaATCTCCATGAAGCTTGCAGGCTAAAACTTCCAGACAATTGGGAGGGGGCACTTCCAGACCAACTAATGATGCAGTTAGGTTCAGCTTGGGGTCTCAGTTTGCAACAATTTGTCAAGTAG
- the LOC122027141 gene encoding TORTIFOLIA1-like protein 1 isoform X3 has product MATPVPRPPFKLSRSLSAFLSPRNSASLSKSVPSSSSSSSISSHLAMVELNSRVLAVLSKLSDRDTHQIAVDELEKIIRTLPDTGVPILLHALIHDPAVPSPGLQDLPASKQSSFLVARRESLRLLTFLCSCHTDAASAHLPKIIAHIVRRLKDPTSDSLVREACGDATGSLATLYLRPSVAAETASEDGPGGSGGGGSSSVVWMFVKPLFEAMAEQNKVVQGGAAMCLAKVVECGGIGEDGKIAAAGSAFQRLCPRIFKMLGGQSFLAKGALLSVVSSLAQVGAINPESIQQILQIICECLEINDWATRKAAADTLCVLASYPSHFLGDGAATTIAALEACRFDKVKPCRDSITEALQLWKRIKGQDGTSPQKKESRKSELVDNNENEDHEGFGPIKVQDLSKISYASASSGETMSVLKGNSTNIPEKAAALIKKKAPALTDKELNPEFFQKLENRSSDDLPIEVMVPHRCLQSSHSQIKGQQENCRHLVGVPNCDGTTLPKLDYSDGCENSNTWDKGSEQRLLWSKDSKAKLIDDRSERFLKDLPPGHLEATRSDAHTEWPFMSNKASWSAIQRRLAQLERQQASITNMLQDFMGGTRDNMVNLENRVRCLERVVEEMLHDLAMPSGRRGGSMALQFDNSSVSSVRGRDSTWRSESEACDSYGYTMSRNGFLNSKRDFDAVPVDGGAHRTDHDTDQINGRSSWNKGSGSIKLGEGPSARSVWRSSKDEATLEAIRVAGDDNGTSRNSAHIPAPQLDAEALTDDNQLSDKGPHWASWTRTMDLFHIGDIDSAYAEILSTSDDLLLVKLMDKSGPVFDQLSSEITSAVLHAIGQFMLEQGLYDIALSWLQQLSDLVENDVNFLKVPLELKREILLNLHEACRLKLPDNWEGALPDQLMMQLGSAWGLSLQQFVK; this is encoded by the exons ATGGCGACTCCCGTTCCCAGGCCTCCTTTCAAGCTCTCCAGGTCCCTTTCCGCATTCCTAAGCCCTCGCAATTCTGCCTCCTTGTCCAAATCtgtaccttcttcttcttcttcctcttcgatTTCCTCCCATCTCGCCATGGTGGAACTCAACTCGCGTGTCCTCGCTGTGCTCTCCAAACTCTCCGACAGAGACACTCACCAGATCGCCGTCGACGAACTCGAGAAGATCATTCGGACCCTCCCAGATACCGGCGTCCCTATACTCCTCCACGCCCTCATCCACGACCCCGCCGTGCCTTCGCCCGGCCTGCAGGACCTACCCGCGTCCAAGCAGTCTTCATTCCTCGTCGCCCGCCGCGAGTCCCTCCGCCTCCTCACTTTTCTCTGTTCCTGCCATACGGATGCGGCCTCCGCGCACCTCCCCAAGATCATCGCCCACATTGTCCGACGCCTCAAGGACCCTACTTCCGATTCCTTAGTTCGAGAAGCCTGCGGCGACGCCACAGGCTCACTCGCCACGCTGTACCTCCGCCCGTCGGTCGCGGCGGAGACTGCGTCAGAGGACGGCCCTGGCGGAAGTGGAGGAGGAGGATCATCGTCGGTGGTGTGGATGTTCGTGAAACCGTTGTTTGAGGCAATGGCGGAACAGAACAAGGTGGTGCAGGGCGGGGCGGCTATGTGCCTCGCAAAGGTGGTGGAGTGTGGGGGGATAGGAGAAGATGGGAAAATTGCAGCAGCAGGGTCCGCATTCCAGAGGCTGTGCCCGAGGATATTTAAGATGCTTGGTGGCCAGAGCTTTCTAGCCAAAGGAGCATTGCTTTCAGTTGTCTCTAGCCTTGCTCAG GTAGGAGCTATTAATCCCGAGAGCATACAACAAATACTGCAAATAATTTGTGAATGCCTTGAGATTAATGACTGGGCTACCCGTAAGGCAGCTGCTGATACATTATGTGTGTTAGCTTCTTACCCAAGTCATTTTCTTGGTGATGGTGCTGCAACAACCATAGCTGCTCTTGAGGCTTGCCGTTTTGACAAG GTAAAACCTTGCAGAGATAGCATAACAGAGGCACTACAATTATGGAAGAGGATTAAAGGACAGGATGGAACTTCACCACAAAAAAAAG AATCTAGGAAATCCGAATTGGTTGATAACAATGAAAACGAAGATCATGAAGGGTTTGGTCCTATTAAAGTTCAGGATTTATCAAAGATTTCCTATGCTTCTGCTTCATCTGGTGAAACCATGTCTGTATTAAAGGGAAACAGCACTAACATACCAGAGAAAGCAGCTGCACTTATAAAGAAAAAGGCACCTGCTTTGACAGACAAAGAATTGAACCCAGAATTCTTCCAGAAACTCGAGAACAGGAGTTCAGATGACTTACCTATAGAAGTAATGGTACCTCATAGGTGCTTGCAGTCCTCTCATTCACAAATCAAAGGGCAACAAGAAAATTGCAGACATTTGGTAGGAGTGCCAAACTGTGATGGAACGACACTCCCAAAGTTGGATTACTCTGATGGATGTGAAAATTCAAATACATGGGACAAGGGGTCAGAACAAAGGCTGTTGTGGTCGAAAGATTCAAAAGCAAAACTTATTGATGATAGAAGTGAGAGATTTTTGAAGGATTTACCTCCAGGTCATTTAGAGGCCACTAGATCTGATGCCCATACTGAATGGCCATTTATGAGTAATAAAGCTAGTTGGTCAGCCATACAGAGACGATTAGCTCAATTAGAGAGGCAACAAGCCAGTATCACGAATATGTTACAG GACTTTATGGGAGGCACCCGTGATAATATGGTGAATCTAGAAAATAGAGTCAGGTGTCTGGAGAGAGTTGTGGAAGAAATGCTTCATGACTTGGCTATGCCATCTGGAAGGAGAGGAGGAAGTATGGCTCTACAATTTGACAATTCTTCAG TTTCTAGTGTAAGAGGAAGAGATTCTACATGGAGGTCTGAATCTGAAGCATGTGATTCATACGGATACACGATGTCAAGAAATGGATTTTTGAACTCAAAGCGGGATTTTGATGCTGTTCCAGTGGATGGTGGGGCACACAGAACTGATCATGACACGGATCAAATCAATGGCAGGAGTTCGTGGAACAAGGGATCAGGATCAATTAAGCTTGGTGAAGGACCTTCAGCAAGAAGTGTTTGGCGCTCCTCAAAGGATGAGGCTACTCTGGAAGCAATTCGGGTAGCTGGGGACGATAATGGTACTTCCAGAAATTCTGCACACATACCTGCTCCCCAATTAGATGCTGAAGCTTTAACAGATGACAATCAATTGTCAGATAAGGGTCCGCATTGGGCATCTTGGACTCGCACCATGGATTTATTTCATATTGGTGATATTGATTCAGCTTATGCAGAGATTCTTTCAACTAGTGATGATTTATTGCTTGTAAAGCTGATGGATAAATCAGGTCCAGTTTTTGACCAACTCTCTAGTGAAATAACAAGTGCAGTCTTGCATGCAATTGGACAGTTTATGCTAGAACAAGGTTTGTATGATATAGCCCTAAGCTGGCTTCAACAG TTGTCAGACCTTGTAGAGAATGATGTTAACTTCCTTAAGGTTCCACTTGAAttgaaaagggagattttattgaATCTCCATGAAGCTTGCAGGCTAAAACTTCCAGACAATTGGGAGGGGGCACTTCCAGACCAACTAATGATGCAGTTAGGTTCAGCTTGGGGTCTCAGTTTGCAACAATTTGTCAAGTAG
- the LOC122027141 gene encoding TORTIFOLIA1-like protein 1 isoform X1, translating to MATPVPRPPFKLSRSLSAFLSPRNSASLSKSVPSSSSSSSISSHLAMVELNSRVLAVLSKLSDRDTHQIAVDELEKIIRTLPDTGVPILLHALIHDPAVPSPGLQDLPASKQSSFLVARRESLRLLTFLCSCHTDAASAHLPKIIAHIVRRLKDPTSDSLVREACGDATGSLATLYLRPSVAAETASEDGPGGSGGGGSSSVVWMFVKPLFEAMAEQNKVVQGGAAMCLAKVVECGGIGEDGKIAAAGSAFQRLCPRIFKMLGGQSFLAKGALLSVVSSLAQVGAINPESIQQILQIICECLEINDWATRKAAADTLCVLASYPSHFLGDGAATTIAALEACRFDKVKPCRDSITEALQLWKRIKGQDGTSPQKKESRKSELVDNNENEDHEGFGPIKVQDLSKISYASASSGETMSVLKGNSTNIPEKAAALIKKKAPALTDKELNPEFFQKLENRSSDDLPIEVMVPHRCLQSSHSQIKGQQENCRHLVGVPNCDGTTLPKLDYSDGCENSNTWDKGSEQRLLWSKDSKAKLIDDRSERFLKDLPPGHLEATRSDAHTEWPFMSNKASWSAIQRRLAQLERQQASITNMLQDFMGGTRDNMVNLENRVRCLERVVEEMLHDLAMPSGRRGGSMALQFDNSSGRSSYTSSKFSSIVEMRFPFSKRFFSSGSVVSSVRGRDSTWRSESEACDSYGYTMSRNGFLNSKRDFDAVPVDGGAHRTDHDTDQINGRSSWNKGSGSIKLGEGPSARSVWRSSKDEATLEAIRVAGDDNGTSRNSAHIPAPQLDAEALTDDNQLSDKGPHWASWTRTMDLFHIGDIDSAYAEILSTSDDLLLVKLMDKSGPVFDQLSSEITSAVLHAIGQFMLEQGLYDIALSWLQQLSDLVENDVNFLKVPLELKREILLNLHEACRLKLPDNWEGALPDQLMMQLGSAWGLSLQQFVK from the exons ATGGCGACTCCCGTTCCCAGGCCTCCTTTCAAGCTCTCCAGGTCCCTTTCCGCATTCCTAAGCCCTCGCAATTCTGCCTCCTTGTCCAAATCtgtaccttcttcttcttcttcctcttcgatTTCCTCCCATCTCGCCATGGTGGAACTCAACTCGCGTGTCCTCGCTGTGCTCTCCAAACTCTCCGACAGAGACACTCACCAGATCGCCGTCGACGAACTCGAGAAGATCATTCGGACCCTCCCAGATACCGGCGTCCCTATACTCCTCCACGCCCTCATCCACGACCCCGCCGTGCCTTCGCCCGGCCTGCAGGACCTACCCGCGTCCAAGCAGTCTTCATTCCTCGTCGCCCGCCGCGAGTCCCTCCGCCTCCTCACTTTTCTCTGTTCCTGCCATACGGATGCGGCCTCCGCGCACCTCCCCAAGATCATCGCCCACATTGTCCGACGCCTCAAGGACCCTACTTCCGATTCCTTAGTTCGAGAAGCCTGCGGCGACGCCACAGGCTCACTCGCCACGCTGTACCTCCGCCCGTCGGTCGCGGCGGAGACTGCGTCAGAGGACGGCCCTGGCGGAAGTGGAGGAGGAGGATCATCGTCGGTGGTGTGGATGTTCGTGAAACCGTTGTTTGAGGCAATGGCGGAACAGAACAAGGTGGTGCAGGGCGGGGCGGCTATGTGCCTCGCAAAGGTGGTGGAGTGTGGGGGGATAGGAGAAGATGGGAAAATTGCAGCAGCAGGGTCCGCATTCCAGAGGCTGTGCCCGAGGATATTTAAGATGCTTGGTGGCCAGAGCTTTCTAGCCAAAGGAGCATTGCTTTCAGTTGTCTCTAGCCTTGCTCAG GTAGGAGCTATTAATCCCGAGAGCATACAACAAATACTGCAAATAATTTGTGAATGCCTTGAGATTAATGACTGGGCTACCCGTAAGGCAGCTGCTGATACATTATGTGTGTTAGCTTCTTACCCAAGTCATTTTCTTGGTGATGGTGCTGCAACAACCATAGCTGCTCTTGAGGCTTGCCGTTTTGACAAG GTAAAACCTTGCAGAGATAGCATAACAGAGGCACTACAATTATGGAAGAGGATTAAAGGACAGGATGGAACTTCACCACAAAAAAAAG AATCTAGGAAATCCGAATTGGTTGATAACAATGAAAACGAAGATCATGAAGGGTTTGGTCCTATTAAAGTTCAGGATTTATCAAAGATTTCCTATGCTTCTGCTTCATCTGGTGAAACCATGTCTGTATTAAAGGGAAACAGCACTAACATACCAGAGAAAGCAGCTGCACTTATAAAGAAAAAGGCACCTGCTTTGACAGACAAAGAATTGAACCCAGAATTCTTCCAGAAACTCGAGAACAGGAGTTCAGATGACTTACCTATAGAAGTAATGGTACCTCATAGGTGCTTGCAGTCCTCTCATTCACAAATCAAAGGGCAACAAGAAAATTGCAGACATTTGGTAGGAGTGCCAAACTGTGATGGAACGACACTCCCAAAGTTGGATTACTCTGATGGATGTGAAAATTCAAATACATGGGACAAGGGGTCAGAACAAAGGCTGTTGTGGTCGAAAGATTCAAAAGCAAAACTTATTGATGATAGAAGTGAGAGATTTTTGAAGGATTTACCTCCAGGTCATTTAGAGGCCACTAGATCTGATGCCCATACTGAATGGCCATTTATGAGTAATAAAGCTAGTTGGTCAGCCATACAGAGACGATTAGCTCAATTAGAGAGGCAACAAGCCAGTATCACGAATATGTTACAG GACTTTATGGGAGGCACCCGTGATAATATGGTGAATCTAGAAAATAGAGTCAGGTGTCTGGAGAGAGTTGTGGAAGAAATGCTTCATGACTTGGCTATGCCATCTGGAAGGAGAGGAGGAAGTATGGCTCTACAATTTGACAATTCTTCAGGTAGATCTTCATATACCAGCTCAAAGTTTAGCAGCATAGTTGAGATGCGATTTCCATTTTCCAAAAGGTTTTTCTCATCAGGCAGTGTAGTTTCTAGTGTAAGAGGAAGAGATTCTACATGGAGGTCTGAATCTGAAGCATGTGATTCATACGGATACACGATGTCAAGAAATGGATTTTTGAACTCAAAGCGGGATTTTGATGCTGTTCCAGTGGATGGTGGGGCACACAGAACTGATCATGACACGGATCAAATCAATGGCAGGAGTTCGTGGAACAAGGGATCAGGATCAATTAAGCTTGGTGAAGGACCTTCAGCAAGAAGTGTTTGGCGCTCCTCAAAGGATGAGGCTACTCTGGAAGCAATTCGGGTAGCTGGGGACGATAATGGTACTTCCAGAAATTCTGCACACATACCTGCTCCCCAATTAGATGCTGAAGCTTTAACAGATGACAATCAATTGTCAGATAAGGGTCCGCATTGGGCATCTTGGACTCGCACCATGGATTTATTTCATATTGGTGATATTGATTCAGCTTATGCAGAGATTCTTTCAACTAGTGATGATTTATTGCTTGTAAAGCTGATGGATAAATCAGGTCCAGTTTTTGACCAACTCTCTAGTGAAATAACAAGTGCAGTCTTGCATGCAATTGGACAGTTTATGCTAGAACAAGGTTTGTATGATATAGCCCTAAGCTGGCTTCAACAG TTGTCAGACCTTGTAGAGAATGATGTTAACTTCCTTAAGGTTCCACTTGAAttgaaaagggagattttattgaATCTCCATGAAGCTTGCAGGCTAAAACTTCCAGACAATTGGGAGGGGGCACTTCCAGACCAACTAATGATGCAGTTAGGTTCAGCTTGGGGTCTCAGTTTGCAACAATTTGTCAAGTAG